GAGGCAAGGAGGTTTTATGTTACAATGTGAAAAAAATCACAAACTGTCTTAAATGAGAGATAGGAGTGGATGACGCTGAAGGGAAAACGAGGGGGCGAGGGAGAAAGGCGACAGGAGCTAAACCGATTGTTGATGGGATACATTTCCAGACATCCGGCATTCATTCAAAAGGGAATGCTTGGGAAAGTCGGATGGAGAGTCCGTCCGGTGTTTGATCGAGGTTTTACCATGTGAACACGTGAAAAGACCAAACGAGCGAAATGAGGGTGAAGAGGATGAGTCAGGTGATTCGCACTTCTTTGGAAGAAATCTTGGGAGGGGAGAAGGTGCACGTTCAGCTCTCCGTCCCCGAATTGGTGGAGCAAGCGATTAAAAACGGCGAGGGAAAACTTACGTCAACGGGAGCTTTTTCCGTATATACGGGGAAGTTTACGGGCCGTTCTCCCAAAGATAAGTATATCGTCGATGAGCCGTCCGTTCATGAACAGATTTCTTGGGGAGAAATAAACCAACCCCTTTCGGTAGATAAGTTTAAAAAGCTCTATCAAGATGTGATCGATCATCTAAAAGGAAAGGAACTCTACGTTTTTGACGGTTTCGCGGGGGCTGATCCGGACTACCGGCTGCCGATCCGTGTGGTGAGTGAGCTTGCCTGGCATAATCTCTTTGGCCATCAACTCTTTATCCGGCCGACTGAAGATAAGAGGAAGACCCATGTGCCGGAATGGCATGTGATATATGCTTCGGGATTTAATGCCCGGCCTGCCGTGCATGGGACCCGATCGGAGACCTTCATCGTAGTAAGTTTTGAGGAAAAAGTAATCCTCATCGGTGGAACCCAATACGCCGGAGAGATGAAAAAATCGGTCTTTAGCGTCATGAATGCCCTTCTCCCCCAAAAAGGGATTCTCTCCATGCACTGTTCCGCCAATGTGGGGAAGGAAGGGGATGTCGCCCTTTTCTTCGGACTATCCGGCACGGGAAAGACCACTCTCTCCGCAGATCCCAACCGAGCCCTCATTGGAGATGATGAGCATGGTTGGTCCGACACCGGCGTTTTTAATATCGAAGGGGGTTGCTACGCCAAGTGCATTCGCCTCTCCCCGGAGAAGGAACCGCAGATTTATCAGAGCATCCGTTTCGGAGCCGTCTTGGAGAACGTGACGATCAATCCGGAAACGCGGATTCCCGATTTTGACGATGATCGCATCACCGAAAATACCCGGGCTGCATACCCGATCGATCACATTCCCGGGGCGGTCATCCCGGGGGTTTATGCTAGCCATCCCCGCACCATTCTCTTCTTGACCGCAGATGCCTTCGGGGTTCTTCCTCCGATTTCTAAGCTTACTCCGGAGCAGGCCATGTACCATTACCTTTCCGGCTATACCAGCAAACTGGCCGGGACGGAACGAGGAGTAACCGAACCGGAAGCGACCTTTTCCTCCTGCTTCGGAGCGCCTTTCCTCCCCCTTTATGTGAGCACCTATGCCAAGATGTTAGGGGAGAAAATCCGGAAACATCACACCCGGGTTTATTTGGTGAATACAGGATGGAGCGGAGGCCCTTATG
The DNA window shown above is from Thermicanus aegyptius DSM 12793 and carries:
- the pckA gene encoding phosphoenolpyruvate carboxykinase (ATP) — its product is MSQVIRTSLEEILGGEKVHVQLSVPELVEQAIKNGEGKLTSTGAFSVYTGKFTGRSPKDKYIVDEPSVHEQISWGEINQPLSVDKFKKLYQDVIDHLKGKELYVFDGFAGADPDYRLPIRVVSELAWHNLFGHQLFIRPTEDKRKTHVPEWHVIYASGFNARPAVHGTRSETFIVVSFEEKVILIGGTQYAGEMKKSVFSVMNALLPQKGILSMHCSANVGKEGDVALFFGLSGTGKTTLSADPNRALIGDDEHGWSDTGVFNIEGGCYAKCIRLSPEKEPQIYQSIRFGAVLENVTINPETRIPDFDDDRITENTRAAYPIDHIPGAVIPGVYASHPRTILFLTADAFGVLPPISKLTPEQAMYHYLSGYTSKLAGTERGVTEPEATFSSCFGAPFLPLYVSTYAKMLGEKIRKHHTRVYLVNTGWSGGPYGVGKRINLAYTRAMVTAALNGELEKAAFTPHPIFGLLVPDHCPGVPSEILDPARTWADKGAYEAKAKELSKRFDENFARLQKADPFIAGLSKNW